GCCACTTCTGGGACGTGGGCGGCCAGGAGAAGCTGCGGCCGCTGTGGAAGTCCTACAGCCGCTGCACGGACGGCATCATCTACGTGGTGGACTCGGTGGACGTGGACCGGCTGGAGGAGGCCAAGACGGAGCTGCACAAGGTGACCAAGTTCGCCGAGAACCAGGGCACGCCGCTGTTGGTCATCGCCAACAAGCAGGACCTGCCCAAGTCGCTGCCGGTGGCCGAGATAGAGAAGCAGCTGGCGCTGCACGAGCTCATCCCGGCCACCACCTACCACGTCCAGCCGGCGTGCGCCATCATCGGCGAGGGCCTCACCGAGGGCATGGACAAGCTCTATGAGATGATCCTGAAACGCAGGAAGTCCCTCAAGCAGAAGAAGAAGCGGTAATGCGCCGGCAGCGCTCGTGAGCGAGGGGCAGCAGCGAGCGAGtctagaatgaatgaatgaatgaacggatggatggatggatgggtgcgCGAGAACCCGCGCCGGCGAACAAAGACAGCGAACCAAAGCGATGCTTCGAATTTTTAAAACGGAATCCCCGCACCCAAATGCGGGATTGGTGACTTAACCTGGGTGTAAAGGCTGCTTTCCCAGCCTGCtcggcctgcccccgcccccagctcagGGGACCTTTTGTCTGAAGAAGAGCTACTGATGGGGTGGGCGGCCGCCGTGGGGAGTGGAAGTGCCGGCCCTGCCGTCCGCCCTCCCGGCCCCAGGTGGAAGGCTCGGATGTCAGAGAGACAAAAGCGATTTCTTCCTACTCCTGCGGGGCCAGAAGTTCAGACTGCCCCGCCCCCGCTGGGGGGTCGCACCTGGGAGTCACCTGAGGTATGCATCCCCAGAACCCTGAGCTTCCCATCCGGGGGTCATGGTGGCAGTGGGGGGTCTTGGGGAGAGCACCTCTCCTTGCATTCAGGGGCTGTGGAAGCTGAATAATTTTATGTCACAGGGCAGGCCCCTGTTGAAATTTCATTTGTCTGCTCTGGGCCCGGAGAAGATGGTG
The nucleotide sequence above comes from Eulemur rufifrons isolate Redbay chromosome 1, OSU_ERuf_1, whole genome shotgun sequence. Encoded proteins:
- the ARL4C gene encoding ADP-ribosylation factor-like protein 4C, translating into MGNISSNISAFQSLHIVMLGLDSAGKTTVLYRLKFNEFVNTVPTIGFNTEKIKLSNGTAKGISCHFWDVGGQEKLRPLWKSYSRCTDGIIYVVDSVDVDRLEEAKTELHKVTKFAENQGTPLLVIANKQDLPKSLPVAEIEKQLALHELIPATTYHVQPACAIIGEGLTEGMDKLYEMILKRRKSLKQKKKR